A single window of Dermochelys coriacea isolate rDerCor1 chromosome 2, rDerCor1.pri.v4, whole genome shotgun sequence DNA harbors:
- the TTPA gene encoding alpha-tocopherol transfer protein isoform X1: MSQEKPPAPPGTLNELPDQSPLVGAAAAELRRLAAADRSQRWPLALTDSFLLRFLRARDFDLALAWKLLKNYHKWRAECPELSANLQPCSILNLLHAGYHGVLRSRDPRGSKVLIYRIGRWDPKMFTAYDVFRVSLITSELIVKERETQRNGVKAIFDLQGWLFAHAFQISPTVAKRIAAVLTDSFPLKVRGIHLINEPLFFHPVFALIKPFLTDKIKERVYMHGSNYIQSLTQHFPASILPQEYGGEDVSIEDLSQEWTDFIMESADYLQSISLVFQ, encoded by the exons ATGTCTCAGGAGAAGCCGCCCGCCCCGCCGGGGACCCTTAACGAGCTGCCCGACCAGTCCCCGCTGGTGGGAGCCGCCGCGGCGGAGCTGCGGCGCCTGGCCGCGGCTGACCGCAGCCAGCGCTGGCCGCTCGCTCTCACCGACTCCTTCCTGCTCAGGTTCCTGCGAGCCCGGGACTTCGACCTGGCCCTGGCTTGGAAG TTATTGAAGAACTATCACAAGTGGAGAGCTGAGTGCCCAGAATTAAGTGCAAATTTACAGCCTTGCTCTATTCTCAATCTCCTGCATGCTGGTTACCATGGAGTCCTGAGATCAAGGGACCCACGTGGCAGCAAAGTTCTTATTTATAGAATTG GACGATGGGATCCAAAGATGTTTACAGCATATGATGTGTTTCGTGTAAGCCTTATCACATCAGAGCTCattgtaaaagagagagagacacaacgGAATGGAGTCAAGGCTATCTTTGATCTTCAAGGGTGGCTATTTGCTCATGCATTTCAAATCAGCCCAACAGTGGCCAAGAGGATTGCTGCTGTGCTCACA GATTCCTTTCCATTAAAAGTTCGTGGCATCCACTTGATTAATGAGCCTTTATTCTTCCACCCGGTCTTTGCTCTAATTAAGCCCTTTCTCACTGACAAAATAAAGGAACGG GTGTATATGCATGGGAGTAATTACATACAGAGTCTGACGCAACACTTCCCAGCCAGCATTCTCCCACAGGAATATGGTGGGGAGGATGTTTCCATTGAAGACCTTTCCCAAGAGTGGACTGACTTCATAATGGAATCTGCAGATTACCTTCAGAGTATTTCTCTGGTTTTCCAGTGA
- the TTPA gene encoding alpha-tocopherol transfer protein isoform X2 — protein MAPFHSSAFLLVASKVQIFKQLLKNYHKWRAECPELSANLQPCSILNLLHAGYHGVLRSRDPRGSKVLIYRIGRWDPKMFTAYDVFRVSLITSELIVKERETQRNGVKAIFDLQGWLFAHAFQISPTVAKRIAAVLTDSFPLKVRGIHLINEPLFFHPVFALIKPFLTDKIKERVYMHGSNYIQSLTQHFPASILPQEYGGEDVSIEDLSQEWTDFIMESADYLQSISLVFQ, from the exons ATGGCTCCTTTCCACAGCAGCGCTTTTCTCTTAGTGGCAAGTAAAGTCCAGATTTTCAAGCAG TTATTGAAGAACTATCACAAGTGGAGAGCTGAGTGCCCAGAATTAAGTGCAAATTTACAGCCTTGCTCTATTCTCAATCTCCTGCATGCTGGTTACCATGGAGTCCTGAGATCAAGGGACCCACGTGGCAGCAAAGTTCTTATTTATAGAATTG GACGATGGGATCCAAAGATGTTTACAGCATATGATGTGTTTCGTGTAAGCCTTATCACATCAGAGCTCattgtaaaagagagagagacacaacgGAATGGAGTCAAGGCTATCTTTGATCTTCAAGGGTGGCTATTTGCTCATGCATTTCAAATCAGCCCAACAGTGGCCAAGAGGATTGCTGCTGTGCTCACA GATTCCTTTCCATTAAAAGTTCGTGGCATCCACTTGATTAATGAGCCTTTATTCTTCCACCCGGTCTTTGCTCTAATTAAGCCCTTTCTCACTGACAAAATAAAGGAACGG GTGTATATGCATGGGAGTAATTACATACAGAGTCTGACGCAACACTTCCCAGCCAGCATTCTCCCACAGGAATATGGTGGGGAGGATGTTTCCATTGAAGACCTTTCCCAAGAGTGGACTGACTTCATAATGGAATCTGCAGATTACCTTCAGAGTATTTCTCTGGTTTTCCAGTGA